ACTTCTGCGGTTCGGAGTTCCTTTGTTCGATATTCTGCGGTTTAATATCCTTTTGCGAAAATCCTTCTAAAAAAACAAGAAGTTCAACGTCAGTAGTACTCCTCAGAGTTTTACGATACGACACTTATCCGATTTTGTTTTCCGTGTCGCATTCCTTGTATCCACGATCAAACGCGAGTGATCCACAATGAATTGCCAATCGTAGGAGGAATGGTCTGTGATGATCACGGTACAATCGACTCCTTCCAGCAGGGACGCGTCGAGTTCCTCGGTCGTCAGCACCTGCGAATCCATTCGCACGGATGAGATATGGGGATCATGATAAAGAACTTCTGCTTGCTTTTCATAAAGCAGCTTCCAGATATCAAGAGCAGGCGATTCGCGGTAGTCATTGCTGTTTTTCTTGTATGCCACGCCCAAAAGCAAAATGCGTGATCCCTTGATGCTTTTGCTGAAATCATTCAACGCTGCTGTGATTTTGTCGATCACGTAATGCGGCATCGAGGAGTTGATTTCACCCGCCAGCTCTATAAATTTCGCGGAATAGTTCAGCGTTTTCAGTTTCCAGGATAGATAATGGGGATCGATCGGTATGCAATGGCCGCCCAGTCCCGGACCCGGATAGAAAGGCATGAAGCCGAAGGGCTTTGTCGCGGCCGCATCGATCACCTCCCAGGTATCGATCCCGAGTTTGTCGCACATGATCGCCACTTCATTTACCATGCCGATGTTGATGGCGCGGAATGTATTCTCCAGCAGCTTTACCATCTCGGCGGAACGCGCTGTGGAAACGCGCACAACTTTTTCTACAATGGACTGATAAAGCAAATCGGTCAATTCACCGCACGGAAACGACACACCGCCGACAATCTTGGGAGTATTTCGAATATTGTAGTTTTCGTTTCCCGGATCGATTCGTTCGGGTGAAAAAGCTAAAAAGAATTCGATCCCAACTTTGAGACCGGTAGATTCGAGCTCCGGAAGAATGATTTCTTCGGTTGTGCCGGGGTAAGTCGTGCTTTCCAGAATGATCAGTTGACCTTTGTGGAGATACCGCGCGATCTCGCCGGTCGCAGCAAGTATGTAAGACATGTCGGGATCTTTTGTTTTCCGGAGAGGCGTCGGCACGCAGATCACCACAATTTCCGCTTCAATCAAAGCGCGATAATTGTTGGTTGCCGTCAACCTGGGCGCAACCTGGCTCAATTCCTGTTCCTGAACGTCCAGAATGTAGGTCCTGCCTTCCTGTAGCTGCGCGACACGATTGGGGTCATTATCGATGCCAATAACAGGAAATCCGGCTTTCGCAAATTCGATCGCCATCGGCAAACCAACATAACCAAGGCCGATCACGGCAACGCGCGCCGTTCTCTTTTCAATTCGGTCCCTTAATTCTTCGAAATGCTGCCCCATTCTCACCTCATTCGTACCGCGGGCGAGACGCCCGCGTTACCGAAAGCTAATGATTTTAGCACAGTACTTTTCAATGCTGCAGACAGAACATAAAGGACGAATTGGCTTGCAAATATTCTTTCCATGAAAGACCAGGAGATCGTTAATCACGATCCAATCTTTTTCTGCGATCCCCTTGCGCAACGCTTCTTCCGTCTTTTCCGGAGTGTTCGTCTTTACCCATCCGAGCCGGTTGCTGATCCGGTGCACATGAGTGTCCACAGGAATAGCGGCTTTACCGAATGCATACACCAGAACGCAGGACGCGGTTTTTCTGCCTACGCCGGGGAGTTCCAACAAACGTTCCATATCCATGGGAACCTGGCCACCGTAACGTTCCATGAGAATTTTGGAAACCCCGATAATTCTCCTGGCTTTGGTTTTGTAAAACCCCGTTCTTTTCACGAGCTTCTCGATTCTGGCAACTCGCGCCTTTGCAAGACTCTCGCAATCCGGAAAATGCGTGAACAATTCACGCGCCACGATTTCCGTCGTCTCATCCCGGCTGCGAGCACTCAGGATCGTAGCAATCAACGTTTGCCAGGGATCATTCTGGCCGATGTTTCCCAGCATGGTCGATCCGTTCGCGCTTTTGAGCTTTTCCAGAATTCTTTTGTATTGCATAAGTTTCTAATTATAAACTTTATAAACAAAGTAGCGCGGGCCTCTGGCCGGCGTATCCTGCATATTCTCGCAGGCGGGACGCCCGCGCTACTTTGCTATCCTACTAGCTCGCTCTTGAAATCATGTATAATCTTTGTAATTTTCCGCTGGCAATAAATGTTTATTAACAATCCGCGATCACATGATCGCACGCCGGAGCCCGGCGCTCCTTCCGAGATTGAACAACTACGTACGCTTCTGTACACCGATGATCTAACAGGCCTCTACAACCGCCGCTTTTTCAGGCATTGCGTATCAGAACAGAAAAACCAGAGTGACAACGCAAACATACCTTTTGCGCTGCTGATCATGGATGTGGATCATTTCAAACAAATCAATGACACACAGGGACACGCAGTGGGTGACCAGGTTCTCATTCAGGTTGCGGCGACGTTGAAAGAGGAATTACGGGATCGTGGCTGGTTATTTCGATACGCAGGCGATGAATTTGTAGCGCTCGTAAGGAATGGAAATGACGAGTACGTGCGAACATTGTGCAGCCGGTTGCTGCAGAAAGTTGCCGCATTATCCAATAAAGAAGAGATATCCCTCGACATCCTCAGCATCAGCATCGGCTATTCAATCTATCCCAACGATACTCGCAGCATCGGCGATTTACTGGAAGCCGCTGACCGCGCCCTTTATGCAAGCAAACATGCGGGCAGAAATACGATTCATTCCGCGCGCGAAATTAACGCAAAGGAAAAGCACTCTCATGGAAAAGATTGGCCAATCCCGGTTCAGTGCCCATCGTTAATCGGCAGACAGCACCAGTGGAATCTTTTACAACATCACTTTTTCGAGTGTCGAAACGGCCGTGGACGCCTGGTCTTTTTGACCGGCGAAGCGGGTATCGGAAAATCCCGCCTGATCAAGCATTTCGTTCGCAGACAGCGCGCGAGTGATTATCATTTCCTGCTGGGAGAATGTACCGAAGCAACAATCGTCCATTCCTACGGACCACTTCGCGACGCTTTGAAGAAAGGATTTGAGGCCAAAGATCCTGCCACTGTAAATGTGTATAAAGAGCTGGGCGAAGCGTACCGCAAGGTGCTGCTCGATTTGGTGCCTCAGTTCGACCGTTTCGAAAAGACTCCCCTGGTGGTCACTTCTTCTACGGACCGATACTTCATTCTGGAAAGTATCTTTCTTTTGCTACAGGGACTATCCCGTCAATTGCCGACCGTCCTTGTTTTGGAAGACCTCCACTGGAGCGATGAAGCCACGCTCAACCTGCTGCAGTTTCTGGCAAAAAACATTCACAAGGAAAAACTTCTACTGATTGTTACACTTCGGGAAGAAGAGGCTTTGAATTCCATTATCCCTTCGATTCTGCAAAGCATGAGCCGTGAGAATCTTTACGATAAGATCGAGGTAAAACCGCTTTCCTTTGAAGAAACAAGTCTCATGCTTGGTGAAATTTTTCGAGGGTATCCGGTGTCGCAGGCACTTCAGGAATGGATTTACTCTGAAGCGGAAGGAATTCCGTTTTACGTAGAGGAACTGCTCAAACTATTAATCGACGAAGCCTATCTCAACCGGGCTGAAGACGAAATCCGGCTGCGTACTCCCGATAAATTCATCCTACCGTATTCGATTCGTGCTCTCATCCACCGCCGTATTCAGCGGCTGGATGATCCCTCCCGAAAACTTCTTTCACTTGCTGCCATCATCGGTAAAGAATTCAGCCTGGAAACACTGGTTCGTTTGACCGGTGAGAACGAAGGACAATTGCTCGACCTGCTGGAGAATCTGACGCGAATTCAGCTTATTCATGAACAGACCGACCGGGCCATCGAACAGTTTTGCTTTCATCACAACAAGATCCGGGATGTGATTTACGATGAAATAGGTCATGTCCGCAGAAAAAAATACCATCGGGATGTCGCGGGAATACTCGAACAATTGCATGCAAACGAAGTGCAGCTTTATGCAGAAGATCTTGCCTACCATTTTGAGAATGCCGAGGAACCGGCAAAAGCCGGCTACTATTCGCTGATTGCCGGAAAGAAAGCCTTGCAGATTCACGCTTATCTGGATGCCTTCCATCACTTCCACCGGTGTTTTGAATACTCGAAACGGGAACAGCAGGATCTGTCAAATATTTTCACAGAAGATATGCTGGTTGAACTTTATACACAACAGGGAATGGCGTTGGAAGCACTGGGACGATGGGATGAAGCGGTGCAGTCATACGAGCTGCTCTTCCAGATGCCGGGCAACGAACAATCTGCTCCCGTTCATGTGGATGCATGGAACCACTTAAGCCGGGTGTTTTACAAACGGGAAAACTTTACTAAAGCGCTGTCGCTTTCTGAATCGGCTTTGAAAGAGGCGGAGCGACAGCAGTACAGGCCCGGGATCAGCGCAAGCCACCAGAATGTGGGAAGGATCTACTGGCGACTCTCGCAATACGACAAAGCTCTACATCACATGAATGCTGCTTTAGCTATGATCGAAGGAGAATCCGAAAACGAGAAGAGATCGAAACTGCTGAACAGCAAAGGAATCATTTTGCTGGAACAATCCTTGTATACAGATGCTCTGATGGCGTTTCAGGAAGCGCTGCTTCTCGCGCAAAAAGAAGATCATCGCATCGGAATGATAGAGAGCCTGGTCAACATGAGTTTGATTGAGCATTTGCTGGGGAAACTGCACGACGCGAGACAGAGAGTGATCCGCGCGTTCGCGCTTGCGCAGGAATCTGCAGATCCAATCAGCATCGCAGCCTGTTCGGTAAACCAGGCGGAACTGGAATTTAAGCTCGCTAACTATGAGCTTGGCAATCGTCTCAATGAAAAAGCTGGAAAAATTTACGAAGAGCTCAATCACAGTCACGGTATTACGTACTTTCTGGAAAATCAGTCGCATCTTTCGATGGTGCAGGGACACCTGGAGCACGCGATGGAAATCGCGCGGCACGCCTCCACTCTTGCGTCCGAAAGGGGATTAAAGAAACGCCGTCTGGAATTATTGCGGATTGAAGCAAACCTCCATTACTTGATGGGACATTACGAAGACGGATTCCGATTGCTCGATCAAGTGACTTTAAAGAGCCAGGAAATTGGAGATCTGAATAGCGAAGCCGATGCGCAATTCAGGAAAGGGCTCTATTTTATGCGCTTGAACGATCTGAAGCGCGCATTGCCCTACTGGCCCCTGCTGATGAATCTTCCTGAAGACCGGCTTTCTGCCGAACTTGCATTCTTGAAAGTGTCAGTAAAGGCTTTTCATGCCTGCGCTGAACATAGGGAGCAAGAGCTGCAGAGTCTTCAGCGTGAAATGAAACAATTGTCTGAAGCAACCGATTACGCATATTTAATGATCGGCACTCCAATGATATGCGTTCATCAAATGGAGCATTTGAATCGTCTACCGGAAGCTTTGCGTTTTGCAGAAGATGCAGAAAGACAGGCCCTGTATTATAACCAGGATGTGTGGCTACCGCGGGTGCGCATCAAAATTTTCGAACTACAGAAAGTGCTCCGGCGTCCTCCTGCAATTCCAAAAGTCTACGAACTTCTGGACATGGCCAAATTGCAGGGCCAGAATCACATTGTTCACAGTTGTTATCAGTTGTTGTGGGAAATAGATCCACGATTTGAAAGCTTGCAAAAAGACTGGAGACATCACTGGGAAAATTGGAAGACCCAAATACCGGAACAATACCGGGAATCACTCCGACCCGCCTTCGAAGATTAACGGAGCGCAGGCTTATGGAGCGCGGGCTTCCAGCCTGCATGCTCCTCCTTTCACTCCTTCTATCCTTTTGCAGCAAACCACAGGAAAAACCTCCGACTGTCCTTCCGGCCATCCGTAGTGTGCTAATTGTGACAATCGATACGTTGCGCGCCGATGCCTTGTCCATTTACGGAAATCGCGCGCGTTCTAACTTCTTTGAGAACTTCGCTTCACAATCCATTGTGTTTGATCGCGCGTTCACACCGGTTCCGATCACGCTCCCGGCTCACACCTCCTTATTTACCGGTCTCTATCCCCCCGCGCATGGAGTCCGAAACAACGGCACTTTTCGCGCATCCCAGGAATTGCATTTGCTAGCTGAAACAGCACAGCAAAGAGGAATGTCAACTGCAGCTTTTCTGGGCGCGTTCCCGGTGGCTTCGCAATTTGGATTGAATCAAGGTTTTCAGACATACGATGATACTTTTTCCTCCGCTCACGAAAGCACGACGTTCCTGTATGCGGAAAGGAGCGCCGAACAAGTTCGACTCAGTGCGCAGTCCTGGTTCTCTTCTAACGGAGCAAAACCATACTTTGTTTGGATGCATCTCTTCGACCCGCATCATCCCTATCTGACGCATGACCGGTCCACAAATCCTCCCTATCTGCAGGAGGTCCTGTATGTCGACCAGCAGCTCGGCTTGTTCTTTGATTTCTTGAGAGCCCGTAACTTACTGGCAAACACTCTCACAATACTTACCTCCGATCATGGTGAAGCGTTTGGGGAGCATGGAGAAGTCAGCCACAGCATCTTTGTGTACAACACAACTCTCCACGTGCCCCTGCTCCTTGCTGCGCCTGGCTTCGAGGCGCGGAGATGCGGCGACGTTGTGCGTTTGATAGACATTTATCCGACAGTGTTCGAGCTCATGAAGTGGCCTGCTTCGAATAAAGTAGATGGGCGTTCGCTGGCACCGCTCTTACGTAGAGAAACCCTACCGCCTGCTGAGAGCTATGCAGAAACGCTCGCGCCGGCACTCGATTTCGGCTGGAGCGCACTGTTTTCGATTCAGGACAACAATAGAAAATACATACAGGCCCCGAAACCGGAGCTGTACAACCTCGATCAGGATCCCAAAGAAGATAGAAACCTGATTGGAACAATGGCGGTAGATCAGTACCGTTCGAGAATTCAAACGATTCTGGAACGGAAGATGACAGCTGTTTCAGCCCCCGCGTTGTCAGAGGAAGATCGCGAGAAGCTCGAAAGCCTGGGCTACGTCACCTCCGGCAGTCAGAAGTTGCAAAACAGCGGAGTCGATCCAAAGGACCGAATTGAAGTGGCACGACAAATCGCAAATCTGACCATCCATGACAGTTCGCTTGAAGAAAAAGCAAAAGCTTACCAGAAACTTGTTCGCGCGGAGTCATCCAATCCGCTGCTGCTTTTGCGTTACGCAGAAATTTTGCTGAAGTTGCAACGCTTAACGGAGGCCGGCGCAATATTCAAGAAAGTAATCGCTCTGGAATATTCTTCTGCGGCGGCCTACAACGGACTTGCGTCTGTTTATTTTCAACAGAACAGGATCACACAGGCCAGGGAAATATTGGAACGGGCTGTAGAGAAAGAACTGGCAGATGGCGAGACATATTACAACCTGGCTGAATTTTACCTGGCTCAGGGAGACCAGGAAAGAGCCCTTCGTTCCTATGATGCGAGCATCCAGTTTGAATTTCAGCCTGCTATTTCCCGGAAGGCCTGGTTGTTGGAAAATAACCCGTAACGGCAGCGCATTTGCCATAGAAGTGAACAGACTCCCTACTTCAAGAAGTCTGAACCAGCACGAGCAAATCGTCGTCGAGCAAATGCTCTGCATATTGGGACGCAAGCAGAGCATTTTCACACCTATAACAATTTCGCGTGGGGATTCACGTTGGATTACCGAAGATGTGCCTACAAGTTGGATGAAAAATGCTCTCCCACTACGGCTTCAGCAAAACTTTTATCGCGTTGTCCTGCCGTTTCGCAAACAAATCATAACCATGAACCGCATCGGAAAGAGGCAGAATGTGCGTGATAATGCTCGTTAGAGGGACCCGATTTCCCAAAACCAGCGGCAAAAGTTTTTGCATGTATTTGCGAGCGCTGCAGCGGCCGATTTTGAGGGTCAAATTCTTTGTGTACGCCTTTTGAATCGGAAAGGGGTAAGTGCTTTGTGTGTGATAGCCCGCGATGGATACAACTCCCGCAGGACGTACAACGTGAATGGCCAGGTCCAATGCAGAAGGATGACCGACAGCCTCCAGGACAGCGTCTGCTCCCCTTCCATCAGTTAGCTCTTGCACCAGCTTTAGCACATTCTCCGGTTTCGGATCTACCGTGATTGCGCCAAACTCGCGCGCCTTTGCTACACGATAATCAATGGAATCCACCGCGATAATATTTGCCGGCTCAAAAAGTTTCGCAGCAAGGATGCAAAGAAGTCCAACTGGACCGCATCCGACAACGACAACCGTGTCCCCCTTTTGAATCGCGCCCCCTTCGGCTGTGGAATAAGCAGTAGAAAAAATATCACCAAGAAAAAGCGCGTCTTTATCGGACAGCGCAGAACCATCTGTTCGGTTCGCAGGCAATGCTAATAGTGTAGAAGGAGCAAAAGGAACGCGCACAAGCTCGGCTTGAGACCCTTCCAGACCATTTCCCTCTTCTGAAACAAAGCCGAAACAGAAAGAGCGAACACAACGCGCCGGTATGTTTCGTTCGCAGTAAAAACATTTCCCGCAATTCACGCTGAACGGCGACAACACTCGATCCCCGCGCTTCATGCCCTGCACCGCGCTTCCGGTTTCTTCCACGATCCCGACAAAT
The sequence above is a segment of the bacterium genome. Coding sequences within it:
- a CDS encoding sulfatase-like hydrolase/transferase, encoding MERGLPACMLLLSLLLSFCSKPQEKPPTVLPAIRSVLIVTIDTLRADALSIYGNRARSNFFENFASQSIVFDRAFTPVPITLPAHTSLFTGLYPPAHGVRNNGTFRASQELHLLAETAQQRGMSTAAFLGAFPVASQFGLNQGFQTYDDTFSSAHESTTFLYAERSAEQVRLSAQSWFSSNGAKPYFVWMHLFDPHHPYLTHDRSTNPPYLQEVLYVDQQLGLFFDFLRARNLLANTLTILTSDHGEAFGEHGEVSHSIFVYNTTLHVPLLLAAPGFEARRCGDVVRLIDIYPTVFELMKWPASNKVDGRSLAPLLRRETLPPAESYAETLAPALDFGWSALFSIQDNNRKYIQAPKPELYNLDQDPKEDRNLIGTMAVDQYRSRIQTILERKMTAVSAPALSEEDREKLESLGYVTSGSQKLQNSGVDPKDRIEVARQIANLTIHDSSLEEKAKAYQKLVRAESSNPLLLLRYAEILLKLQRLTEAGAIFKKVIALEYSSAAAYNGLASVYFQQNRITQAREILERAVEKELADGETYYNLAEFYLAQGDQERALRSYDASIQFEFQPAISRKAWLLENNP
- a CDS encoding diguanylate cyclase, which produces MFINNPRSHDRTPEPGAPSEIEQLRTLLYTDDLTGLYNRRFFRHCVSEQKNQSDNANIPFALLIMDVDHFKQINDTQGHAVGDQVLIQVAATLKEELRDRGWLFRYAGDEFVALVRNGNDEYVRTLCSRLLQKVAALSNKEEISLDILSISIGYSIYPNDTRSIGDLLEAADRALYASKHAGRNTIHSAREINAKEKHSHGKDWPIPVQCPSLIGRQHQWNLLQHHFFECRNGRGRLVFLTGEAGIGKSRLIKHFVRRQRASDYHFLLGECTEATIVHSYGPLRDALKKGFEAKDPATVNVYKELGEAYRKVLLDLVPQFDRFEKTPLVVTSSTDRYFILESIFLLLQGLSRQLPTVLVLEDLHWSDEATLNLLQFLAKNIHKEKLLLIVTLREEEALNSIIPSILQSMSRENLYDKIEVKPLSFEETSLMLGEIFRGYPVSQALQEWIYSEAEGIPFYVEELLKLLIDEAYLNRAEDEIRLRTPDKFILPYSIRALIHRRIQRLDDPSRKLLSLAAIIGKEFSLETLVRLTGENEGQLLDLLENLTRIQLIHEQTDRAIEQFCFHHNKIRDVIYDEIGHVRRKKYHRDVAGILEQLHANEVQLYAEDLAYHFENAEEPAKAGYYSLIAGKKALQIHAYLDAFHHFHRCFEYSKREQQDLSNIFTEDMLVELYTQQGMALEALGRWDEAVQSYELLFQMPGNEQSAPVHVDAWNHLSRVFYKRENFTKALSLSESALKEAERQQYRPGISASHQNVGRIYWRLSQYDKALHHMNAALAMIEGESENEKRSKLLNSKGIILLEQSLYTDALMAFQEALLLAQKEDHRIGMIESLVNMSLIEHLLGKLHDARQRVIRAFALAQESADPISIAACSVNQAELEFKLANYELGNRLNEKAGKIYEELNHSHGITYFLENQSHLSMVQGHLEHAMEIARHASTLASERGLKKRRLELLRIEANLHYLMGHYEDGFRLLDQVTLKSQEIGDLNSEADAQFRKGLYFMRLNDLKRALPYWPLLMNLPEDRLSAELAFLKVSVKAFHACAEHREQELQSLQREMKQLSEATDYAYLMIGTPMICVHQMEHLNRLPEALRFAEDAERQALYYNQDVWLPRVRIKIFELQKVLRRPPAIPKVYELLDMAKLQGQNHIVHSCYQLLWEIDPRFESLQKDWRHHWENWKTQIPEQYRESLRPAFED
- a CDS encoding endonuclease III, with product MQYKRILEKLKSANGSTMLGNIGQNDPWQTLIATILSARSRDETTEIVARELFTHFPDCESLAKARVARIEKLVKRTGFYKTKARRIIGVSKILMERYGGQVPMDMERLLELPGVGRKTASCVLVYAFGKAAIPVDTHVHRISNRLGWVKTNTPEKTEEALRKGIAEKDWIVINDLLVFHGKNICKPIRPLCSVCSIEKYCAKIISFR
- a CDS encoding nucleotide sugar dehydrogenase — protein: MGQHFEELRDRIEKRTARVAVIGLGYVGLPMAIEFAKAGFPVIGIDNDPNRVAQLQEGRTYILDVQEQELSQVAPRLTATNNYRALIEAEIVVICVPTPLRKTKDPDMSYILAATGEIARYLHKGQLIILESTTYPGTTEEIILPELESTGLKVGIEFFLAFSPERIDPGNENYNIRNTPKIVGGVSFPCGELTDLLYQSIVEKVVRVSTARSAEMVKLLENTFRAINIGMVNEVAIMCDKLGIDTWEVIDAAATKPFGFMPFYPGPGLGGHCIPIDPHYLSWKLKTLNYSAKFIELAGEINSSMPHYVIDKITAALNDFSKSIKGSRILLLGVAYKKNSNDYRESPALDIWKLLYEKQAEVLYHDPHISSVRMDSQVLTTEELDASLLEGVDCTVIITDHSSYDWQFIVDHSRLIVDTRNATRKTKSDKCRIVKL
- a CDS encoding alcohol dehydrogenase catalytic domain-containing protein, which translates into the protein MKAVVLKEIGTVQLEETPDPVLQDPQDALVRVTLAGICGSDLHIVQGRDPGIRMGTIMGHEFVGIVEETGSAVQGMKRGDRVLSPFSVNCGKCFYCERNIPARCVRSFCFGFVSEEGNGLEGSQAELVRVPFAPSTLLALPANRTDGSALSDKDALFLGDIFSTAYSTAEGGAIQKGDTVVVVGCGPVGLLCILAAKLFEPANIIAVDSIDYRVAKAREFGAITVDPKPENVLKLVQELTDGRGADAVLEAVGHPSALDLAIHVVRPAGVVSIAGYHTQSTYPFPIQKAYTKNLTLKIGRCSARKYMQKLLPLVLGNRVPLTSIITHILPLSDAVHGYDLFAKRQDNAIKVLLKP